CCATCGATGCCGTGGGAGGTGACATTGCAAGTCCGGTCCCTGGTGCCAAAGGAGCCCGTCTCCGGGTTGGGCTCACAAAAGTTGGGGGAGTTCTCGTAGTAGACCAGGTCCCTCTCAGTGGGTGGCTTGAAGAGCGCGTACTTGGCGCGGAGGGTCTCCACCCAGCCGCGGGACTCCCGGTGCTTCTCCACCACCATCTCCGAGGCACTGTCATACTTGTCCTTAAGGAAGTCGCCGATGGCACGGAAATCGGGCTGGGCCCACCAGCAGGTCTTGACCTCGCAACTGCCCGACAGCCCATGGCACTTGCACTTGAGGTGCATGTGGTCCAGGATGGTCTGGGAAGAGGAGGCGCAGCTGGTTCCCCAGACTGACCCCCACCTGGGAGCATGCCCAGGCCCTCCCAATGCTGCCTGCACCCACCTCCATCCCTGAAGCCTTCTCTATTCCTACTCTACGCCTGGGTGAAAACCAAAGGGGTGCTGAGGCTCGGACCAGAAGAATGGTGCCCGCTGTCTCCCTCCCCTTCACCCCAAGAACTGGCAGTGGGGACTGACAGAAATTACATCCGTGTCTCCCATGCTTCCCATCTCAGGAAATAAGGATTGTTATTTCCAGCTAACaggtgggaaactgaggctgggagctTTAAGTGACTCGCCCAAGGTCTAACCCCCATAGGAAGGTACGGAGGCTGCACTCAAAGCCAGGCCCGTGAGTCTCAGAGCCCTACGGGCAGCTGAAGTGCACAGCATGGGCTGGCTGCCACCCGATCCGTGGGGCCGCCACACTCGTGGACGGATGCATCCCCAGGGCAGAGGTGCAGGTGGGGACCGGGAACAGTCCAccgaggaaggaaggaagggggaagagagGGGGGACCGGGAAAGCACAAGGGCCATGGGCAGAGGCAGGGTGGAGCAGGGACAGAGTCTGGGAAGGAGTCTTGGGCAGGGTTGGGGTGAGGGCGGCCGCAGCTCACCGTGCGGCCAGCCTCGTTGTTGTGCTTGTTCATGGCCGAGCGCGCGTCTGGCCTATTCTCACGTGCGTCCGCGAACTCCCGGGACACAAGCACCCCGAAGTCGGCATCCTCGCTGCAGCCGCCCCACTTCCAGCCCTCGCCGGGCGGCCCCTTATGATGCGAATCACAGCCACAGATGGTGGAGGTGCCCTCCGCACAGGATCGCGTGACAGCAAAGGCCACACCAGCAGAGGCGATGGCGTGCACGAAGGCCGATTCGCGGGTGGCTGTGGGGAGGGCGTGGGGAGGCACTGCTCAGGCCAGGTCCCAGAGCGGGGCCACCCTGCCTTGACTTCTCCCCCAGCTGGGAAGAAGGGCTTGTCAGCCCCGAGGGAAATGAAAGGAACCGAGGTACCTTTCCCTCTTTGGCTGGCCCAGCCCCTAGTGggtatccccactttacagatgagcaaactgaggctcagagccacTAACCAACTAACCCAGGGCTTTAACAGCTGGCAGAGCACAGCCAGTCAGAAACGGGGGTAGAAAGACAGCTCAggcaggttgctgcagagatgagGTGGCCCCGATCTGTCGTcctggccccaggcccctccACCCTCTGCTTCCCCAAACTGGAGAATCCAGCACTCCTGATCTCTCGGGACCTCAGGATCTCGCAAAGACCTCCCTGGTCTTtgaggagggaggccaggaatcccTCAGCCTACACCTACCCAAGCCCACCCATTCCCCACCTGGAAGCACTTGGACAGACTctttttctgagtctcagttacCCTCtttgtaaactggtacaacttcCCTCTGCCACCAGAGTTCCCCGAGCAGGAGAGCAGTGTAGGCGTCTCATCCTCCCTCTTATTCTGTCCTCCACCCAGACAAAGCCGAGGTTTtggagggaggatggagggacAGGAGGCACCTCCCCACTGCTTCCGCCCCAGGGTCCAGCAAAGAAAAAGGTTCTCAGGGTGTCCCCCCAACCTCTTCATAATAACCACCTTGGAGTGCTGGGTCCACACCGGATTCTGCCCTTCGTGAGCTTTATCCCATTTAACCCTCTCACCCCTATGAGGAAGAAAGGCAGGCCCGTATTGCAGATATAGCCATTGATGACCTGGGAGACAAAGGCCTGAAAGACCTATAGACCAACCGTCTCTCTCCTGACAGGTGAGGAACCCAGAGCaggaagtgacctgcccaaggccgCGCAGGTAGCCAAACACCGAGCTGCCGGCCTGGCTGCCTCCTTGCCTGGACTCTGGCTCTGGTCCTGGGCGCTCAGGGAGATGGCAGCCCGGCAGCCTGGTCACCCCTCGTAGCCACCGCCGCCTCTTTAGAGGCCCCAGGGCCCTCATGGACCACCGGCAGAGAGGGTCCGACCCCCTTCCCGGGCAGGCTGGAGGCAAGTGGGAGCGGCCCCGCCAGGACTCTGGACCTGACTGCGATGGGGGCGACGGCCGAGGCCCGAGCCGCTGCGCCCCGGCTCCGACCCCGGCCTGGGCGGCCCCACCCGTGAGCGCCCGGGAGCAGGGGTCGCCCAGGGCGAGGGCCTCACTTCCGGCCGGCCGGCCGCCGGCCTCTCGCGGCGGCGGCGCCCGGGTCCCGGCCGCGCTCGGTTCCCAGCCCCGGGGacgcgggggcggcgggggcggggcggggattAGCCTGGGAGCGGCGCTGACAGCCCCGCTGTGCCGGTCCCCGTCCGGCGGGGCCCGCTGGGCCGCTCAATCCGCCTTTGTTCGCGCGGTGTCACACCGCATTACCCGCATAATGCGGCCGCCGGGCCCGGGCCGCCGGGCCGGCCGCCACCGCGTAGCAACGGGCGGCTCCCGCGGCCGGGCCGCGCCCCCGGCCCCGGCGCCGGCCCGCGAAATCCCCATTGAAgcggcgccccccgcccccgcgccgcgCCGAATGGCCAG
The Phacochoerus africanus isolate WHEZ1 chromosome 14, ROS_Pafr_v1, whole genome shotgun sequence DNA segment above includes these coding regions:
- the WNT3 gene encoding proto-oncogene Wnt-3, with the protein product MEPHLLGLLLGLLLCGTRVLAGYPIWWSLALGQQYTSLGSQPLLCGSIPGLVPKQLRFCRNYIEIMPSVAEGVKLGIQECQHQFRGRRWNCTTIDDSLAIFGPVLDKATRESAFVHAIASAGVAFAVTRSCAEGTSTICGCDSHHKGPPGEGWKWGGCSEDADFGVLVSREFADARENRPDARSAMNKHNNEAGRTTILDHMHLKCKCHGLSGSCEVKTCWWAQPDFRAIGDFLKDKYDSASEMVVEKHRESRGWVETLRAKYALFKPPTERDLVYYENSPNFCEPNPETGSFGTRDRTCNVTSHGIDGCDLLCCGRGHNTRTEKRKEKCHCIFHWCCYVSCQECIRIYDVHTCK